In Lentibacillus amyloliquefaciens, one DNA window encodes the following:
- a CDS encoding replication-relaxation family protein, which yields MSSLDELTYATRRQLQVINNLSGDRNAHRILHDMERDRLISSIRKEQKIYYLTNTGKQQIGSSQAELKQSWVTHVLMRNDLYIELGMPGDWRKEVPAKINGEMLLIPDAMFTRNGESHFVEIDNKQKMQTNIEKIKKYKKLSDAVFGQLNHTPTLIWYSLSDIRKEKLKSACERYGVKFKIY from the coding sequence ATGTCCAGTTTGGATGAATTGACGTATGCCACGCGCCGACAATTGCAAGTCATTAATAACCTGAGCGGTGACAGAAACGCTCACAGAATCCTTCACGATATGGAAAGAGATAGATTGATTTCAAGCATACGGAAAGAGCAGAAGATTTATTATCTGACCAATACAGGAAAACAACAAATTGGCAGCAGTCAGGCCGAATTAAAGCAATCGTGGGTTACACATGTTTTGATGCGGAATGACCTCTATATCGAATTGGGTATGCCTGGTGATTGGCGCAAGGAAGTGCCTGCCAAAATTAATGGTGAAATGCTGCTGATACCAGATGCCATGTTCACACGGAATGGCGAAAGTCACTTTGTGGAGATTGACAACAAGCAAAAGATGCAGACTAACATTGAGAAAATAAAAAAGTATAAAAAATTAAGTGATGCTGTATTCGGACAATTAAACCACACACCAACTTTAATATGGTATTCGTTGTCTGATATTCGGAAAGAAAAATTAAAGTCAGCGTGTGAGAGGTATGGAGTTAAGTTTAAAATATATTGA